In a genomic window of Streptococcus oralis subsp. tigurinus:
- a CDS encoding TIGR01440 family protein has translation MTEKDIQRATSQIVEDVLEKADLKQGAIFVLGLSSSEVIGGQIGKESSQEIGEIIVKTILDILGGKGIHLAVQGCEHVNRALVVERQVAEQFGLEIVSVLPTLHAGGSGQLAAFKFMQDPVEVEFIKAHAGIDIGDTAIGMHVKHVQVPIRPVLREIGHAHVTALASRPKLIGGARAQYPEDSIRKS, from the coding sequence ATGACGGAAAAAGACATTCAAAGAGCAACAAGCCAGATTGTTGAAGATGTATTAGAAAAGGCTGATTTGAAGCAAGGAGCTATCTTTGTTTTGGGCCTTTCTTCTAGTGAGGTGATAGGTGGCCAGATTGGCAAGGAATCCAGCCAAGAAATTGGGGAAATCATTGTGAAGACGATCCTAGATATCCTGGGAGGGAAAGGAATTCATCTAGCCGTTCAAGGTTGTGAACATGTCAATCGAGCCCTCGTCGTTGAACGTCAGGTGGCAGAGCAGTTTGGTCTTGAAATCGTCAGTGTCCTTCCTACACTTCATGCAGGAGGTTCGGGTCAATTGGCAGCCTTCAAGTTTATGCAGGATCCAGTTGAGGTTGAATTTATCAAGGCTCATGCAGGGATTGATATCGGAGATACTGCAATTGGCATGCATGTCAAGCATGTGCAGGTACCGATTCGTCCTGTACTACGAGAGATTGGGCATGCCCATGTAACGGCTCTCGCAAGTCGTCCAAAATTAATTGGAGGTGCGCGTGCGCAGTATCCAGAAGATTCTATCAGAAAGTCGTGA
- a CDS encoding cache domain-containing sensor histidine kinase, with amino-acid sequence MKRSSLLVRMVISIFLVFLILLAVVGTFYYQSSSSAIEATIEGNSQTTISQTSHFIQSYIKKLETTSTSLTQQKDVLAYAENPSQDKVKEIRDLFLTILKADQDLKTVVLVTKSGQVISTDDSVQMKTSSDMMAEDWYQKAIHQGAKPVLTPARKSDSQWVISVTQELVDAKGANLGVLRLDISYETLEAYLNQLQLGQQGFAFIINENHEFVYHPQHTVYSSSSEMKAMKPYIETRQGYTLNHQSYVSQEQIAGTDWTVIGVSSLEKLDQVRSQLMWTFLAASALSLLACICLVWFSLKRWIAPLKDLRETMLKIASGTQNLRAKEAGAYELREVTRQFNAMLDQIDQLMADVRRQEEATRQYELQALSSQINPHFLYNTLDTIIWMAEFQDSQRVVQVTKSLATYFRLALNQGKDLISLSDEINHVRQYLFIQKQRYGDKLEYEIAEDPDFDNLVLPKLVLQPLVENALYHGIKEKDGQGHIKVSVHKKDSGLIIRIEDDGVGFQNPDDSSQSQLKRGGVGLQNVDQRLKLHFGDNYQMKINSAPEKGTTVEIYINKLATS; translated from the coding sequence ATGAAGCGTTCTTCTCTCCTGGTCAGAATGGTCATTTCCATCTTTCTGGTCTTTCTCATTCTCCTAGCTGTGGTTGGGACCTTCTACTATCAATCTAGTTCATCAGCCATTGAGGCTACCATTGAAGGCAATAGCCAAACGACCATCAGCCAAACTAGCCACTTTATTCAGTCTTATATCAAAAAATTAGAAACCACCTCTACCAGTTTGACCCAGCAGAAGGATGTGTTAGCCTATGCTGAGAATCCTAGTCAAGATAAGGTCAAGGAAATCCGAGATCTGTTTTTGACTATCCTAAAGGCAGACCAGGACTTGAAAACGGTGGTACTGGTCACCAAATCCGGTCAGGTTATTTCTACAGATGACAGTGTGCAGATGAAAACCTCCTCTGATATGATGGCTGAGGATTGGTACCAAAAGGCTATTCATCAGGGAGCTAAGCCAGTTTTAACCCCAGCTCGTAAATCGGATAGTCAGTGGGTTATTTCTGTCACTCAAGAACTGGTTGATGCAAAGGGAGCCAATCTTGGTGTGCTTCGCTTGGACATTTCTTATGAAACTCTGGAAGCCTATCTCAACCAACTCCAGTTGGGCCAGCAGGGCTTTGCCTTTATCATCAATGAAAACCATGAATTTGTCTACCATCCGCAACACACAGTTTATAGCTCGTCTAGTGAAATGAAGGCAATGAAACCCTACATCGAGACGAGACAGGGCTATACGCTGAATCATCAATCCTATGTCAGTCAGGAACAGATTGCAGGAACTGATTGGACGGTTATAGGCGTGTCTTCGTTGGAGAAGTTAGACCAGGTTCGGAGTCAACTCATGTGGACCTTTCTTGCTGCTAGTGCCTTATCTCTTCTTGCCTGTATCTGCTTGGTGTGGTTCAGTCTCAAACGCTGGATTGCCCCTTTGAAGGACCTGAGAGAAACCATGCTGAAAATTGCTTCTGGTACACAAAATCTTCGTGCTAAGGAAGCTGGCGCCTATGAACTGAGAGAAGTGACTCGCCAGTTTAATGCCATGTTGGATCAGATTGATCAGCTGATGGCAGATGTGCGCAGGCAGGAAGAAGCGACCCGGCAGTATGAACTTCAAGCCTTGTCAAGCCAGATTAACCCCCATTTCCTCTATAATACTTTGGACACTATCATCTGGATGGCTGAGTTTCAGGATAGTCAGCGAGTGGTTCAGGTGACTAAGTCCTTGGCAACCTATTTCCGCTTGGCGCTCAATCAAGGAAAGGACTTGATTTCTCTTTCTGATGAAATCAATCATGTCCGCCAGTACCTCTTTATCCAGAAACAACGTTATGGGGATAAGCTGGAGTATGAAATTGCTGAAGATCCTGACTTTGATAATTTAGTCTTGCCTAAACTGGTGCTACAACCCCTAGTAGAAAATGCTCTTTATCACGGCATCAAGGAGAAAGATGGACAGGGACATATTAAAGTTTCCGTCCATAAAAAGGATTCAGGACTAATCATCCGCATTGAGGATGATGGCGTTGGTTTCCAAAATCCTGACGATAGTAGTCAAAGTCAGCTCAAACGTGGGGGAGTTGGTCTTCAAAATGTCGACCAACGACTCAAACTTCATTTTGGAGACAATTACCAGATGAAGATTAATTCTGCACCCGAAAAAGGGACGACAGTTGAAATATACATCAATAAATTAGCAACTAGCTAA
- a CDS encoding response regulator transcription factor: MTYTILIVEDEYLVRQGLTKLVNVAAYDMEIIGQAENGRQAWELIQQQVPDIILTDINMPQLNGIQLANLVRETYPQVHLVFLTGYDDFDYALSAVKLGVDDYLLKPFSRQDIEEMLGKIKQKLDKEEKEEQLQDLLTDKFEGNMAQKIQSHLADSQFSLKSLASDLGFSPTYLSSLIKKELGIPFQDYLVRERVKQAKLLLLTTDLKIYEIAEKVGFEDMNYFTQRFKQIAGVTPRQFKKGEGR, translated from the coding sequence ATGACCTACACAATCTTAATCGTAGAAGATGAATATCTGGTAAGACAAGGCTTGACCAAGCTGGTCAATGTAGCAGCCTACGATATGGAAATCATCGGTCAGGCTGAAAATGGAAGACAGGCTTGGGAATTGATACAACAACAAGTGCCGGATATCATTTTAACCGATATCAACATGCCTCAGCTAAATGGCATCCAGTTGGCCAATCTGGTCCGAGAAACCTATCCACAGGTTCACCTAGTTTTTTTGACAGGTTACGATGATTTTGATTATGCCTTGTCTGCTGTCAAACTAGGTGTCGATGACTATCTGCTCAAGCCCTTTTCTCGTCAGGATATTGAGGAAATGTTGGGGAAAATCAAGCAAAAGTTGGATAAGGAAGAGAAAGAAGAGCAGTTACAAGATTTATTAACCGATAAGTTTGAAGGAAACATGGCCCAGAAAATCCAGTCCCACCTGGCTGATAGCCAGTTTAGTTTGAAGTCTTTGGCCAGTGACTTGGGCTTTAGTCCGACTTATCTGAGCTCCTTGATTAAGAAAGAGTTGGGCATACCCTTTCAGGATTATTTAGTGCGAGAACGTGTCAAACAAGCCAAGCTCTTGCTTCTGACCACAGATCTGAAGATTTATGAGATCGCAGAGAAAGTTGGTTTTGAGGATATGAACTACTTTACCCAACGTTTTAAACAGATTGCAGGTGTGACACCTCGTCAGTTTAAGAAGGGAGAAGGCCGATGA
- the msrB gene encoding peptide-methionine (R)-S-oxide reductase MsrB translates to MNDKVKLFVLAGVILLAITGFYFLLMRNAGQTDSSQIEKASVSQGGKAVKKTEVSKDADLHEIYLAGGCFWGVEEYFSRVPGVTDAVSGYANGRGETTKYELINQTGHAETVHVTYDANQISLKEILLHYFRIINPTSKNKQGNDVGTQYRTGVYYTDDKDLEVINQVFDEVAKKYDQPLAVEKENLKNFVVAEDYHQDYLKKNPNGYCHINVNQAAYPVIDASKYPKPSDEELKKTLSPEEYAVTQKNQTERAFSNRYWDKFESGIYVDVATGEPLFSSKDKFESGCGWPSFTQPISPDVATYKEDKSYNMTRMEVRSRVGDSHLGHVFTDGPQDKGGLRYCINSLSIRFIPKDQMAEKGYAYLLDYVD, encoded by the coding sequence ATGAATGATAAAGTAAAACTTTTTGTCTTGGCAGGGGTCATTCTTCTAGCCATAACCGGTTTCTATTTTCTATTGATGCGAAATGCAGGGCAGACAGATAGCTCGCAAATTGAGAAAGCATCCGTTAGCCAAGGAGGAAAAGCAGTGAAAAAAACAGAAGTGAGTAAAGACGCAGACTTGCACGAAATTTATCTAGCTGGGGGATGTTTCTGGGGAGTGGAGGAATACTTCTCACGCGTGCCTGGAGTGACAGATGCCGTTTCAGGCTATGCAAATGGTAGAGGGGAAACAACCAAGTACGAATTGATTAACCAAACAGGACATGCGGAGACTGTCCATGTCACTTACGACGCCAACCAAATTTCCCTCAAGGAAATCTTGCTACATTACTTCCGCATTATCAATCCAACCAGCAAAAATAAACAAGGAAATGATGTGGGGACCCAGTACCGTACTGGCGTTTATTACACAGATGACAAGGATTTAGAGGTGATTAACCAAGTCTTTGATGAGGTGGCTAAGAAATACGATCAACCTCTGGCAGTTGAAAAGGAAAACTTGAAGAATTTTGTGGTGGCGGAAGATTATCACCAAGACTACCTCAAGAAAAATCCAAATGGCTACTGCCATATCAATGTTAATCAGGCTGCCTATCCTGTCATCGATGCCAGCAAATATCCTAAACCAAGTGATGAGGAATTGAAAAAGACCTTGTCACCTGAGGAGTATGCAGTTACCCAGAAAAATCAAACAGAACGAGCTTTTTCAAACCGCTACTGGGATAAATTCGAATCTGGTATCTATGTGGATGTGGCAACTGGCGAACCCCTCTTTTCATCAAAAGACAAGTTTGAGTCTGGTTGTGGCTGGCCTAGTTTCACCCAACCCATCAGCCCAGATGTTGCCACCTACAAGGAAGATAAGTCTTACAATATGACGCGCATGGAAGTGAGAAGTCGAGTTGGAGATTCTCACCTTGGCCATGTCTTTACAGATGGGCCTCAGGACAAGGGTGGCTTGCGCTACTGTATCAATAGTCTTTCTATCCGCTTTATTCCCAAAGACCAAATGGCAGAAAAAGGCTACGCTTATTTACTAGATTATGTCGATTAG
- a CDS encoding redoxin family protein has protein sequence MKKWQTCLLGVGSICCLAACSAKNMSDESTMKEQSKTEQVSSQTATKGQAVADFELTGVDGKTYRLSDYKGKKVYLKFWASWCSICLASLPDTDEIAKEAGDDYVVLTVVSPGHKGEQSEADFKNWYKGLDYKNFPVLIDPSGKLLESYGVRSYPTQAFIDKEGKLVKTQPGFMDKDMILKELKEMG, from the coding sequence ATGAAAAAATGGCAAACATGTCTCCTTGGAGTAGGCTCAATTTGTTGCTTGGCAGCCTGTTCGGCTAAAAACATGTCAGACGAGTCTACTATGAAGGAGCAATCCAAAACAGAACAAGTTAGTTCACAAACTGCCACTAAAGGTCAGGCGGTTGCTGATTTTGAACTGACAGGTGTAGATGGCAAGACCTATCGTTTGTCTGATTATAAGGGCAAGAAAGTCTATCTCAAATTCTGGGCTTCTTGGTGTTCCATCTGTCTAGCCAGCCTTCCAGATACGGACGAAATCGCTAAAGAAGCTGGTGATGACTATGTGGTCTTGACAGTGGTGTCTCCTGGACACAAGGGGGAGCAATCTGAAGCAGACTTTAAGAACTGGTACAAGGGCTTGGATTATAAAAATTTTCCAGTTCTAATTGATCCATCAGGCAAACTTTTGGAAAGTTATGGTGTCCGTTCTTACCCCACTCAAGCCTTTATAGACAAGGAAGGCAAGCTGGTCAAAACGCAACCAGGTTTTATGGATAAGGATATGATTTTAAAAGAATTAAAAGAAATGGGGTAG
- the ccdA2 gene encoding thiol-disulfide oxidoreductase-associated membrane protein CcdA2 produces MDNVIFFISVFLAGILSFFSPCILPLLPVYAGVLLDDKNDAQASSGKFSISVVSLLRTLAFIAGISFVFILLGYGAGFLGNLLYASWFQYVTGAIIILLGLHQMDVLHLQGLYKERRLQLKRQGQNANGYSQAFLLGLTFSFAWTPCVGPVLGSVLALAASGGSGAWQGAGLMLVYTLGLALPFLVLALASSYVLKHFRKLHPYLGILKKVGGFLIILMGILVLLGNASILTTLFE; encoded by the coding sequence ATGGACAATGTAATCTTTTTTATTAGTGTTTTTCTTGCTGGAATTCTTTCCTTCTTTTCTCCTTGTATTTTACCCTTGTTGCCAGTCTATGCAGGAGTCTTATTGGATGATAAGAATGATGCTCAGGCTTCTAGCGGAAAATTTTCAATCTCAGTTGTAAGTTTATTGCGAACTCTGGCCTTTATAGCGGGGATTTCCTTTGTTTTTATCTTACTGGGTTATGGAGCTGGTTTTTTAGGCAATTTGCTGTATGCTTCTTGGTTTCAGTATGTGACGGGTGCGATTATCATTCTCTTGGGCTTGCACCAGATGGATGTTTTACATTTGCAGGGACTCTACAAGGAAAGAAGGCTACAATTAAAGAGACAGGGTCAAAATGCTAACGGCTATAGTCAGGCATTTTTACTGGGGTTGACCTTTAGTTTTGCTTGGACACCGTGTGTAGGGCCGGTTTTGGGCTCTGTTTTGGCTTTGGCGGCTTCAGGTGGTTCAGGAGCTTGGCAGGGAGCTGGTCTCATGTTAGTCTATACGCTGGGATTGGCGCTACCATTTTTAGTTCTAGCTCTCGCCTCCAGCTATGTTTTGAAACATTTCCGAAAACTGCATCCTTACCTCGGAATCCTCAAAAAAGTGGGTGGTTTCCTCATTATCCTGATGGGAATCTTGGTGCTTTTGGGAAATGCTTCCATTTTGACTACATTATTTGAATAG